The genomic interval CCATGACGACGGAATGCCTGGAGAGCCGGAAGACGGGATTCTTCACGAAGCTGGTGCACGCGGGGGCGCCGAAGGACGCGTACGGCAGCGCGGTCACCCCGATCTATCAGACGTCCACGTTCGGCTTCCGGAACGCGCAGGAGGGGGCGGACCGGTTCGCGGGGAAGGCCGACGGCTACATCTACACGCGCCTCGGCAATCCCACCATTCACGCCCTCGAAGCGTGCGTGGCGGAACTCGAGGAGGGCGTCGGCGGCGTCGCCACGAGTTCGGGCATGGGGGCCGTCCTGACGGTCTACATGGCGCTCCTCGACCAGGGGAGCCACGTCGTGAGCACGGCGTCGGTCTACGGACCCTCGCGAGGACTGCTCGAGGATCACTTCGCGCGCTTCGGCGTCACCGCGACGTTCGTCGACACGTCCGACGTCCGCAACGTGGAGCGGGCCCTGCGCCCGAACACGCGTTTCGTCTACGTGGAAACGCCCTCCAACCCGTCCATGCAGGTCACCGATATCGCCGCCACGGCCGCCGCGGCTCGCAAGGCCGGCTGCCTGCTCGTGGTCGACAACACGTTCGCGTCCCCCTATCTCCAGAGGCCGCTCCTCTTGGGGGCCGACGTGGCTCTCCACTCGGTGACGAAATTCATCAACGGACACGCCGACGTGGTGGGCGGCATCCTGGTGGCCAAGGACCCCGAGCTGCTTCGCCGCCTCCGCTCGGTCATGATCGCCACGGGGTGCAACATGGATCCCCACCAGGCGTTCCTCGTCCACCGGGGACTCAAGACGCTCGCCCTTCGGCTCGACCGCGCCCAGGCCTCGGCGCAACGCATCGCCGCCTGGCTCGAGTCGAGACCGGACGTGGCGTGGGTCCGCTACATCGGACTTCCCTCCCATCCGCAGCACGAACTCTCGAAGCGACAGATGAGCGGCTTCGGCGCCATGATCAGTTTCGAGCTGAAGGGCGGGTTCGACGCGGGCGAGCGGCTCATGAACCGCGTTCGCCTGGCGACCCTCGCGGTCTCTCTGGGCGGCGTCGAGACGCTCGTCGAGCATCCCGCCTCGATGACGCACGCGAAGATGGCGCCGGCCGAGCGGCTCAAGGCGGGGATCACCGAAGGGCTCGTGCGCTACGCGGTGGGGATCGAGGAGCCCGAGGATCTCATCGAGGACCTTCGGCAGGCGCTGGAGGGGTGAGCCCGGGATCGGGGAACGCCGCCGGCGGGGACGGGAGAGGTCGCCGGCTGATCGCGGTCATCGAGTGCATCCTCAACCAGAACGCGCGCGACGCCGGCGCCGCGGACTCCCCCGCCCTGAATGCCGAGGTCGTCCTACTCTGCCGGGATCACGACGTCGGCCTCCTTCAGATGCCCTGCCCGGAGATCGCGTTCCTGGGCTTGAAGCGCACGCGCCCGAAGGGCGAGTCCATCCGTGCCGCGCTCGACACGCCCGCCGGTCGACGGTGTTGTGGGAACCTCGCGAGGGAGGTCGCGGACCGCATCGAAGCGTACGCCCGCGAAGGGTGCGAGGTGCTCGCCCTGCTGGGCGGAAACCCGGGGAGCCCGGGGTGCGCGGTGCACGAGGACGGGAGCGGACTGCGCCCGGAGTCCGGCGTCCTCATGCGGGAGCTCCGGGCCGAGCTGCGCCGGAGAAGCATCGAGATACCCTTCCGCGGAATGCGCGACCACGACCCCGCGAGCCATGCGGAGGACGTCGAATGGCTGCGCGGCGTGCTGGCCACGGGCGCGGCCGCGCGGCGCGACGAAAGCGCCCCGCCTTAGGTCACTCGCTCAGGAAGGGCGGCTGGCTCCCCTGCGGAATCCCCGTCTCGATCCGCACCTCGCGGAAGAGCGCGTGGCAGGCCGGACGGATCATGGGGGCCTCGAGCGGCCAGACCAACGTCACCGGCGCGCGGCGGGGCGCGAAG from Candidatus Polarisedimenticolaceae bacterium carries:
- a CDS encoding PLP-dependent aspartate aminotransferase family protein, with translation MTTECLESRKTGFFTKLVHAGAPKDAYGSAVTPIYQTSTFGFRNAQEGADRFAGKADGYIYTRLGNPTIHALEACVAELEEGVGGVATSSGMGAVLTVYMALLDQGSHVVSTASVYGPSRGLLEDHFARFGVTATFVDTSDVRNVERALRPNTRFVYVETPSNPSMQVTDIAATAAAARKAGCLLVVDNTFASPYLQRPLLLGADVALHSVTKFINGHADVVGGILVAKDPELLRRLRSVMIATGCNMDPHQAFLVHRGLKTLALRLDRAQASAQRIAAWLESRPDVAWVRYIGLPSHPQHELSKRQMSGFGAMISFELKGGFDAGERLMNRVRLATLAVSLGGVETLVEHPASMTHAKMAPAERLKAGITEGLVRYAVGIEEPEDLIEDLRQALEG